The Medicago truncatula cultivar Jemalong A17 chromosome 4, MtrunA17r5.0-ANR, whole genome shotgun sequence genome includes a region encoding these proteins:
- the LOC112420972 gene encoding uncharacterized protein, with product MQKHVFLRIVGDLSSSDNYFTQRIDAANKEGISPLAKCTTTMRMLAYGVAADAVDEYIKIGSSTTLECLLRFCKGIIRLYEEVYLRAPTQDDLQRILHVSEMRGFPGMIGSIDCMHWEWKNCPKAWEGQFTRGDKGTTTVILEAVASHDLWIWHAFFGCPGTLNDINVLDRSPVLMMWNRERLRG from the coding sequence ATGCAAAAACATGTTTTCCTTCGAATAGTTGGAGATCTTTCAAGTAGTGATAACTACTTCACCCAACGAATTGATGCAGCCAATAAAGAAGGTATATCACCGTTAGCAAAATGTACCACAACAATGCGAATGTTAGCATATGGTGTGGCAGCAGATGCGGTCGATGAATACATTAAAATAGGAAGTAGTACAACATTGGAATGCTTACTTAGATTCTGCAAAGGAATCATACGACTCTATGAGGAAGTGTATTTGAGAGCACCAACCCAAGATGACCTGCAAAGAATACTGCATGTTAGTGAAATGCGGGGGTTCCCAGGGATGATCGGCAGTATTGACTGCATGCACTGGGAGtggaaaaattgtcctaaagcaTGGGAAGGTCAATTTACCAGGGGGGATAAGGGAACCACCACAGTTATTCTGGAAGCAGTTGCATCTCATGATCTATGGATCTGGCATGCCTTTTTTGGATGTCCGGGAACGTTGAACGATATAAACGTTCTAGACCGGTCACCAGTGTTGATGATGTGGAACAGGGAAAGGCTCCGAGGGTGA